A single Hippocampus zosterae strain Florida chromosome 17, ASM2543408v3, whole genome shotgun sequence DNA region contains:
- the LOC127590417 gene encoding uncharacterized protein LOC127590417 isoform X1 produces the protein MYTYIYISSSTSPKAQRRKSLMATVCFTDDFFNELLRPLHDNGPFSLSLPQLSFPKSAALKALGLSSSTLEVELRKPIAVSIHETGLQILINARTRPLGKQQGLIVMCEMSMKVDIKENHLVLLHGNAKCKIQVSTFWGKLISGYAGKKLGELIESKLKELVNKMVIPREAIVVVNVETTIVYYEVSQTPHIQKSGLVRCVCMWFVCLCVCVQGSLVVRGKLSLVPEVIQKTLRRAIRRKY, from the exons atgtatacatacatatacatatccTCCTCTACCTCTCCTAAAGCCCAGAGACGCAAGTCATTGATGGCAACCGTgtgttttactgacgacttctTCAACGAACTACTCCGGCCGCTGCACGACAATGGCCCGTTCTCCCTCAGCCTGCCACAG TTGAGCTTCCCGAAGTCTGCTGCCCTAAAAGCCCTCGGTCTCTCCTCG AGCACGCTGGAGGTGGAGCTAAGGAAACCCATAGCGGTTAGCATTCACGAGACTGGACTACAAATTCTAATCAACGCCAGAACCAGACCGCTCGGAAAACAACAAGGACTCATTGTG ATGTGTGAGATGTCGATGAAGGTAGATATCAAAGAAAACCATTTGGTTCTTCTTCATGGGAATGCCAa ATGTAAAATTCAGGTTTCCACGTTCTGGGGAAAACTTATT AGCGGCTATGCCGGAAAGAAGTTGGGAGAACTCATTGAATCCAAACTGAAAG aattgGTCAACAAAATGGTGATTCCTAGAGAAGCCATCGTTGTAGTCAATGTTGAAACCACTATTGTCTATTATGAGGTGAGTCAAACACCTCACATACAAAAGTCAGGACTAGTgaggtgtgtgtgcatgtggttcgtgtgtctgtgtgtctgtgtgcagggCAGCCTAGTGGTCAGGGGAAAGCTGAGCCTGGTTCCTGAGGTGATCCAGAAGACTCTGCGGCGCGCTATCAGACGAAAGTACTAA
- the LOC127590417 gene encoding uncharacterized protein LOC127590417 isoform X4, producing the protein MYTYIYISSSTSPKAQRRKSLMATVCFTDDFFNELLRPLHDNGPFSLSLPQLSFPKSAALKALGLSSSTLEVELRKPIAVSIHETGLQILINARTRPLGKQQGLIVMCEMSMKVDIKENHLVLLHGNAKCKIQVSTFWGKLISGYAGKKLGELIESKLKELVNKMVIPREAIVVVNVETTIVYYEGSLVVRGKLSLVPEVIQKTLRRAIRRKY; encoded by the exons atgtatacatacatatacatatccTCCTCTACCTCTCCTAAAGCCCAGAGACGCAAGTCATTGATGGCAACCGTgtgttttactgacgacttctTCAACGAACTACTCCGGCCGCTGCACGACAATGGCCCGTTCTCCCTCAGCCTGCCACAG TTGAGCTTCCCGAAGTCTGCTGCCCTAAAAGCCCTCGGTCTCTCCTCG AGCACGCTGGAGGTGGAGCTAAGGAAACCCATAGCGGTTAGCATTCACGAGACTGGACTACAAATTCTAATCAACGCCAGAACCAGACCGCTCGGAAAACAACAAGGACTCATTGTG ATGTGTGAGATGTCGATGAAGGTAGATATCAAAGAAAACCATTTGGTTCTTCTTCATGGGAATGCCAa ATGTAAAATTCAGGTTTCCACGTTCTGGGGAAAACTTATT AGCGGCTATGCCGGAAAGAAGTTGGGAGAACTCATTGAATCCAAACTGAAAG aattgGTCAACAAAATGGTGATTCCTAGAGAAGCCATCGTTGTAGTCAATGTTGAAACCACTATTGTCTATTATGAG ggCAGCCTAGTGGTCAGGGGAAAGCTGAGCCTGGTTCCTGAGGTGATCCAGAAGACTCTGCGGCGCGCTATCAGACGAAAGTACTAA
- the LOC127590417 gene encoding uncharacterized protein LOC127590417 isoform X2: MYTYIYISSSTSPKAQRRKSLMATVCFTDDFFNELLRPLHDNGPFSLSLPQSTLEVELRKPIAVSIHETGLQILINARTRPLGKQQGLIVMCEMSMKVDIKENHLVLLHGNAKCKIQVSTFWGKLISGYAGKKLGELIESKLKELVNKMVIPREAIVVVNVETTIVYYEVSQTPHIQKSGLVRCVCMWFVCLCVCVQGSLVVRGKLSLVPEVIQKTLRRAIRRKY, encoded by the exons atgtatacatacatatacatatccTCCTCTACCTCTCCTAAAGCCCAGAGACGCAAGTCATTGATGGCAACCGTgtgttttactgacgacttctTCAACGAACTACTCCGGCCGCTGCACGACAATGGCCCGTTCTCCCTCAGCCTGCCACAG AGCACGCTGGAGGTGGAGCTAAGGAAACCCATAGCGGTTAGCATTCACGAGACTGGACTACAAATTCTAATCAACGCCAGAACCAGACCGCTCGGAAAACAACAAGGACTCATTGTG ATGTGTGAGATGTCGATGAAGGTAGATATCAAAGAAAACCATTTGGTTCTTCTTCATGGGAATGCCAa ATGTAAAATTCAGGTTTCCACGTTCTGGGGAAAACTTATT AGCGGCTATGCCGGAAAGAAGTTGGGAGAACTCATTGAATCCAAACTGAAAG aattgGTCAACAAAATGGTGATTCCTAGAGAAGCCATCGTTGTAGTCAATGTTGAAACCACTATTGTCTATTATGAGGTGAGTCAAACACCTCACATACAAAAGTCAGGACTAGTgaggtgtgtgtgcatgtggttcgtgtgtctgtgtgtctgtgtgcagggCAGCCTAGTGGTCAGGGGAAAGCTGAGCCTGGTTCCTGAGGTGATCCAGAAGACTCTGCGGCGCGCTATCAGACGAAAGTACTAA
- the LOC127590417 gene encoding uncharacterized protein LOC127590417 isoform X3, giving the protein MATVCFTDDFFNELLRPLHDNGPFSLSLPQLSFPKSAALKALGLSSSTLEVELRKPIAVSIHETGLQILINARTRPLGKQQGLIVMCEMSMKVDIKENHLVLLHGNAKCKIQVSTFWGKLISGYAGKKLGELIESKLKELVNKMVIPREAIVVVNVETTIVYYEVSQTPHIQKSGLVRCVCMWFVCLCVCVQGSLVVRGKLSLVPEVIQKTLRRAIRRKY; this is encoded by the exons ATGGCAACCGTgtgttttactgacgacttctTCAACGAACTACTCCGGCCGCTGCACGACAATGGCCCGTTCTCCCTCAGCCTGCCACAG TTGAGCTTCCCGAAGTCTGCTGCCCTAAAAGCCCTCGGTCTCTCCTCG AGCACGCTGGAGGTGGAGCTAAGGAAACCCATAGCGGTTAGCATTCACGAGACTGGACTACAAATTCTAATCAACGCCAGAACCAGACCGCTCGGAAAACAACAAGGACTCATTGTG ATGTGTGAGATGTCGATGAAGGTAGATATCAAAGAAAACCATTTGGTTCTTCTTCATGGGAATGCCAa ATGTAAAATTCAGGTTTCCACGTTCTGGGGAAAACTTATT AGCGGCTATGCCGGAAAGAAGTTGGGAGAACTCATTGAATCCAAACTGAAAG aattgGTCAACAAAATGGTGATTCCTAGAGAAGCCATCGTTGTAGTCAATGTTGAAACCACTATTGTCTATTATGAGGTGAGTCAAACACCTCACATACAAAAGTCAGGACTAGTgaggtgtgtgtgcatgtggttcgtgtgtctgtgtgtctgtgtgcagggCAGCCTAGTGGTCAGGGGAAAGCTGAGCCTGGTTCCTGAGGTGATCCAGAAGACTCTGCGGCGCGCTATCAGACGAAAGTACTAA
- the LOC127590413 gene encoding LOW QUALITY PROTEIN: serine/threonine-protein kinase WNK4-like (The sequence of the model RefSeq protein was modified relative to this genomic sequence to represent the inferred CDS: inserted 2 bases in 1 codon): MISRSGPHSHLHLCLDRLLLLVTSCAWPEGHLTLXFFLSASLLFICSSVCDLHHLTGVQPYDISLRWTLEKPGQDIMEDDGKTSEDREAKSGFPESSSASDQSDKESGREASSDSESGEDMVAPAAVLTSDGDEAATKAVASSPNGRFLKFDVEIGRGSFKNVYKGLDTETTVEVAWCELRTQRLTRSERQRFAEEVEMLKGLQHPNIVRFFDSWKSVLNGRKCTVLVTELMTSGTLKTYLRRFRPMKLKLLQRWSLQILKGLHFLHSRNPPILHRDLKCDNIFITGPSASVKIGDLGLATLKKASFAKSVIGTPEFMAPEMYEEKYDEAVDVYAFGMCILEMATSEYPYSECQNAAQIYRKVTKGIKPDSFSKVTIPELRNIIEGCIHTNSSERFTVQDLLDQRFFQGELGVYVEPAEDDDGTKSALMLWLRMDGTKRLHGKYKDNNAIEFLFELHNDVPEEVAQEMVVLGFVSEGDYKLVAMAIRDGVTAIKRQRDKRRRLAEDATRRQEDVAQERERPPPLTSQMANHQGENSELPAASWLQAPPATVTSTGGGQVHYASDKMAATVNRVTDSAPQAPPTPVASHSQQTVYVPPPRARISKAPPFPVLRYPRSLAVSQHEHGVSSPADSCASDVTSGLSDGNDGQSDKSYQEVTERHPDRKLKRKMRAHLRLTGVSNMADRVVQCQLSTHDSKMVTFKFDLDGDNPEDIASVMMHRDFILASERTGFILRMYDIISRAESMMMQQKQTKMVSERSARTSYGSSLNDSAEAEPSPSEKVKPEAAPLAAGMQSHPSYNSSGPTDPRTDAPSSPQYPPSPLAYPTFSSPTGTTPQWPPPDQPLFSLANMMSLAVSMARSFLPPSQSYHPSAPFTPTLSPSSPPVMPPLGHPSFRAPSPAGIGTAHPGLQGASLSWSPTEPRYPSTLPPQGSALAPPSSVQAPPPHHTQAHPTVMPSAGPPATRDVTPPTRSVGRFQVTNSQPQMVTAHSPPPSKMSQSESSDSISEKDSQSESSCYSDTEGGPEGKWRDVRKTTSGEGPSGSQSRSRSYVTSDESDNDDEQWEELKEIRERHLLEMRRLQASQKQEMDELCQRIGKAPPPGAMAPAAMLNQRRLRRPDVLPPTGIIRNRTLERPSRVSFVPGHTYVPDTNLSVEEET; the protein is encoded by the exons ATGATCTCACGGTCAGGGCCTCACTCACATCTTCATCTTTGTCTTGATCGTCTCCTCCTTCTCGTCACTTCCTGCGCATGGCCTGAGGGTCATTTAACTCT TTTTTTCTTGTCAGCTTCACTGCTCTTTATTTGTTCTTCTGTTTGTGATCTTCATCATCTGACTGGAGTGCAGCCGTACGACATAAGCCTGAGATGGACTCTTGAAAAGCCGGGCCAGGACATCATGGAGGACGACGGAAAAACATCCGAGGACCGAGAGGCGAAGTCCGGGTTTCCCGAGAGCTCTTCCGCCAGTGACCAATCAGACAAAGAGTCCGGTCGGGAAGCCAGCTCGGACTCGGAATCGGGTGAGGACATGGTGGCACCGGCGGCTGTGCTGACATCGGACGGAGACGAGGCGGCCACCAAGGCAGTGGCGTCCTCACCAAATGGACGCTTCCTCAAGTTTGACGTGGAGATCGGACGAGGATCCTTCAAGAACGTCTACAAGGGCCTTGACACTGAGACCACCGTCGAGGTGGCCTGGTGCGAGCTGCGA ACTCAGCGGCTGACCCGTAGCGAGCGTCAGCGTTTCGCAGAAgaagtggagatgttgaaggggCTCCAGCATCCCAACATCGTTCGTTTTTTTGACTCGTGGAAGTCGGTGTTGAACGGTCGCAAGTGCACTGTGCTGGTGACCGAACTCATGACATCCGGGACCCTCAAGAC ttaCCTCCGCCGATTCCGCCCGATGAAGCTGAAACTGCTTCAGCGTTGGAGCTTGCAGATCTTAAAAGGTCTTCACTTCCTGCACTCGCGCAATCCTCCCATCCTGCATCGTGACCTCAAGTGCGACAACATTTTCATCACGGGGCCCTCGGCCTCCGTCAAGATCGGGGACCTCGGCCTCGCCACCCTCAAGAAAGCCTCCTTCGCCAAGAGCGTCATCG GAACGCCGGAGTTCATGGCTCCCGAGATGTATGAGGAGAAGTACGACGAGGCGGTGGATGTGTATGCCTTTGGGATGTGCATCCTGGAGATGGCCACGTCTGAGTACCCCTACTCCGAGTGCCAAAATGCTGCCCAGATCTACCGGAAGGTCACCAAG GGAATCAAGCCCGACAGTTTCTCCAAGGTCACAATTCCTGAGCTGAGAAACATCATCGAGGGATGCATTCACACCAACAGCAGTGAGAG ATTCACGGTTCAGGACCTTCTAGACCAGCGTTTCTTCCAGGGCGAACTTGGGGTATACGTGGAGCCGGCCGAGGATGATGATGGCACAAAGTCGGCGCTCATGTTGTGGCTGAGGATGGATGGGACCAAGAGGCTTCACGGCAAGTATAAAGACAACAACGCCATTGAGTTCCTCTTCGAGCTCCACAACGACGTCCCCGAGGAGGTGGCCCAGGAGATG GTGGTGTTGGGGTTCGTGTCGGAGGGCGACTACAAACTGGTGGCAATGGCCATCCGAGACGGCGTGACCGCCATCAAGCGGCAACGCGATAAACGGCGCCGATTGGCAGAAGATGCCACCCGGAGACAGGAAGATGTCGCCCAGGAGAGAGAACGGCCCCCGCCCCTAACATCCCAGATGGCCAATCATCAAGGAGAG AACTCTGAACTTCCTGCTGCATCCTGGCTCCAAGCCCCACCTGCCACCGTGACATCGACTGGCGGTGGCCAGGTGCATTACGCGAGTGACAAGATGGCTGCCACAG TTAATCGCGTGACAGACAGTGCTCCACAAGCCCCGCCAACTCCTGTCGCTTCTCACTCTCAGCAAACTGTCTATGTGCCACCTCCCAGGGCCCGGATTTCAAAGGCTCCGCCCTTTCCTGTTCTGCGCTACCCCAGG AGCCTTGCAGTATCACAACATGAACACGGGGTCTCTTCACCTGCTGacag CTGCGCATCTGACGTAACGTCGGGTTTGAGTGACGGCAACGACGGCCAGTCAGACAAGAGCTACCAGGAAGTGACCGAGCGGCATCCTGACCGAAAGctgaagaggaagatgagggcTCACCTCAGGCTCACGGGG GTGTCCAACATGGCCGACCGCGTGGTGCAATGTCAGCTGAGTACTCACGACAGCAAGATGGTGACCTTCAAATTTGACCTTGATGGCGACAACCCAGAAGACATCGCCTCAGTTATG atGCACAGAGATTTCATCTTGGCGAGTGAGCGAACAGGATTCATCTTGCGCATGTATGACATCATCAGCAGGGCAGAGTCGATGATGATGCAACAGAAGCAG ACAAAGATGGTGTCCGAGCGCTCAGCCAGGACATCGTATGGCTCCTCCCTCAATG ACTCGGCAGAGGCTGAGCCGTCCCCTTCCGAGAAGGTGAAGCCCGAAGCTGCTCCACTGGCCGCAGGGATGCAGTCGCACCCGTCCTACAATTCTTCAG GCCCCACAGACCCCCGCACGGATGCCCCTTCATCTCCTCAGTATCCCCCATCGCCTCTGGCGTACCCTACCTTCAGCAGCCCCACTGGCACCACCCCTCAGTGGCCGCCCCCCGACCAGCCACTCTTCTCTCTGGCTAACATGATGTCATTAGCCGTGAGCATGGCTCGCTCCTTCCTGCCCCCATCCCAGAGCTACCACCCATCAGCCCCCTTCACGCCCACCCTTAGCCCCTCTTCGCCTCCCGTGATGCCCCCTTTGGGCCATCCCTCCTTCCGGGCGCCTTCGCCTGCCGGGATTGGCACCGCTCATCCAGGGCTCCAGGGGGCATCGCTCAGCTGGAGCCCCACAGAG CCCAGGTATCCCTCAACCCTGCCCCCTCAAG GTTCAGCCCTGGCCCCGCCCTCCTCCGTGCAAGCCCCGCCTCCTCACCACACGCAA GCACATCCCACCGTCATGCCGTCAGCCGGACCGCCAGCCACACGTGACG TGACTCCTCCCACTCGAAGCGTGGGTCGTTTCCAAGTGACGAACTCCCAACCCCAGATGGTCACGGCACATTCACCACCCCCGTCTAAGATGAGCCAATCAGAGAGCTCTGACAGCATCTCTGAGAAAGACAGCCAATCAGAAAGCAGTTGCTATAGCGACACAGAAGGTGGGCCGGAGGGGAAGTGGAGGGACGTGCGCAAGACAACCAGCGGCGAGGGACCGTCTGGCAGCCAATCGCGGAGCCGCTCTTACGTCACGTCCGACGAATCTGACAATGACGATGAGCAGTGGGAGGAGCTAAAGGAGATTCGGGAAAG GCACCTGTTAGAGATGCGTCGCCTGCAGGCCAGTCAGAAGCAAGAGATGGACGAGCTATGCCAGAGGATTGGAAAAGCCCCGCCTCCAGGCGCTATGGCCCCCGCCGCCATGTTGAATCAACGTCGCCTGCGTAGGCCCGATGTACTTCCCCCCACAG GTATCATAAGGAATCGCACTCTGGAAAGGCCAAGCAGAGTGTCATTTGTGCCAGGACACACGTATGTG CCTGACACCAATCTGAGTGTTGAAGAAGAAACGTGA